gattcatgagatcgaccaacttcttctcattagtacccatgtagaaatatgaatgaaacttctgctctagttctgtccacgtaccaatggaatgagctagTAAAGatgtgaaccacgtgaaagctggtcctgtaagagacaaaggaaaatatcgaatcctccaagcttcatctgaagcagcttctccaagctacatcaagtaccgactgacgtgctctatggtactagtatcatcttgaccagaaaacttggtcaaatctgttggaggcttcacccttggaggtaacgctactctgttgtaccactctggataaggagacttgtatgaataggattgatttttttggcttcaaaccgaactgattctgcatcatatcagccatcctgcgCATCAAAACATTAATGtctgaatcctgatttccttgtacttgcactccagaaggcaatcctgaaacactcctataccTTGGATTTGGTATagcattgatagcattgtaatcagtaaattcttgatacccatctccatacatattcttctgcaatctgtttgatgctggagaaactctataagctgaaggtggtacttctcctgtggtaccaaatgtcacctggccataggtgggatgtgattgcttttcagtgtgggtcaatccacctatatttgaagtcgacgctatttcttttccaataggcttctcttgatgctttggaacattgaaaagtgtcggtccgctgagtgggccaacattttcttcaaagtatttatcaaccattggaccaaaagtactgatcatgattgcccaaaaggtattcagaaaacctgtgtgatggtttgtcatggtttctcccatagctttataaaccagggctgccatcttctgagcatcctcctcttcagtgtaatcagtctgatgcggaagaagaagcattggcattgactgcttttgaaacactttattgctcttatttttggaaaaagacatcaaacacttccgttggtattgctcacatgcttgtagcactaaatccctgtaattatctggcaattctgtcaTGCTCACAtctagaacatgatcattgttgatctcagacgtcatcttgaactaacagatggtcccaccaggcgtgccaaaaagtgtgttgacacaaaatgtgacgcactgtgcctcacacacagcaagccggaaagcgtggcttcaatcgggttcccgggtgcttcgtgatccagaagcgtgccagtcagtttgacctgaaaactaacaagggataaaacaattaaatatcAAACCGGAACAtatcgggtgagaccagacagttccacatatacggccctgaagccacttacaacgacatacggctatagagagccgTCTGtcaacaagttcataaaccattcagctaatcgtaagatgaatgcacgtaaagacctgattgccgaatgcacgtgcatgggaagacatgtttgaacaagtgaaattaattatgagttaacgcataaccaagctcggcagtccagccgaattggggtccatgaagaaggaacgtgcaaataaacacgattaaactaatctaaaacctgcatctgccgcacgacacctggtttcgttaaagcttaaatgtgattaacatgcatgaacccgcgacatgtgacaatctagattaaaataattcagccattatgagcgcgttatctatttgcaaaggtaatatgaaaagcaatgatcgttgaagcatgaataaaaccataagagagggctgaacaatatcaatctagattgggcaaaagtgtgttacaaatatatagaatatttaaaacatgcaacactagataacttaatgaatctacttagatttgccgtatctaatagagccgataactatcttgctttcactaagcatattgagcaaacgcctgccgcacggtgtctactcataaacaaagcgtaagcaaagacttcttgattgtcaagcaaagatccgccgcacgatcattgaaaacaaacaagactacttgcatcacgtctaaatccaccgcatgatactaaacatgataacaaggttgtcgaaaCTTacagaggtcgacggatcgatgactcctctcgaagaactcgacgacacgacaaaaggactcgaaagttggcatggagccggttgtattgatttggttgtgaacccctattacaatggtcgagggtcaatatttataccctagacaaaacacgagtcctagaagactatgatttacaaaggaacttttaaacaaacttataaacttacgattccttgccctaaactctcagagtcctttattattacaactttcatcttttcgatcggctttgcctaccatcttctgttttcctgaatggagtcaccgccttctggagtaaccgaccgcacaagcatttagccgaccgcttgttttatttaccgaatacccttcttcccgcatgcgggtccacctgtcatcctccagaatcgaccaaaatccagtgttaacacaattaaacatcaatcaaaacaacgcaaattaatgtaaaatataatcatttgtaaTGCAACTAACATAATTTAACcgacaattatagcaacaaaaaattcatggtaaacatacttctaactaaataattaaccttaacattgataaaatcaaactaatatcttcctttaaACCGTAGatcatagttcccaaacataatttttctcctaaccttaactctcattcataatatcctatccatcattcaaacaaaaataaaatgtgTGTCATTACTTGAATGAGGACGAGGAGGGAAgcggccggggaatggaagggaagggagggaggcggcaatggacGGCCGGGCGGGGAGCGGGctaccggcgttcgtggcgcggtggTCGGCATGCTCGGCGATGGGCTGGCGTGGTCGAACGCGGGCGCGGTggccaggcggccttgctgcgCTGCTGCTCGGCCACTGGGGGACACGGGACACGGCGGGGGTTTTATTCGGCCCTGCCGCACCATgaatcagggcgcggcactgccgcgccaatatcggtggcgcgacagcccctgccccgtcagcggttagtggttccggtcgccgccacgtcagccctttgccgcgccaccatgtatgGCGCTGCACAGGTATTTGGCCACGCCAGGACAATAGACGCTGCCAAacgtgttagtttaaaaaaaaaccgaccgtgttagatttaaaattacttTCGAAAAAgtcttaaaattaaaaaaaatcgctgAAACCACGAACAGGCTGACAATTCATAAATGCTATGTGCATTACTGAAGTAATCAAAGCTTCTTGTTCTCAGAGCTTTGCAAGCATATCTGCGAGCTCCTCATCTTTCACTTCAATCTCCTGGTGTTCTCCCACAGCCTCTGCAAGCCGCGCAGCTAACTGGTGCTTACACTGCAAACACCAAAATAATAGCCCAAAATTCAGCTACTATTTCAGCAGCCACGAGCTAAAAGCTGACAAATGCTACTCCATCTAATCTTTCCCAAGGTTTGCACAGATAGAATTTTCTTGTTCATGATGCAGTAGCTGCAGTAAGGGTACTTACGCTGAGCTGCTCGCCGCGCCCGACCACGTCGTAGAAGAATGAGTAGCAGGTGCAGAGGTGCTCCGGGAAGCATAGGTACTCCTCCTTCCTCTTCGACTCCCCCATCACCTGCAGCACAGACACAGGCAACAATAAGACAGCTTGTTCGCTAGTTTGGCTGGAACACGAGACGTCCGGTGGTATCAGAAGACGAGGAGGGGAGGCGCCTACTAGAAAGAGCGAGCGGCCGCTGGGCGCGCCGGTGACGCGCCTGACGCCGCGCTCGTCGACGATCTTGCAGGCCCGCAGCATGTTCTTTCCGAACAGCGTCTCGAGGCTGCGGAGAGCGAGAGCATGTCAAGGGCTCGAGAAATAGCATGCCCGAGGAGAGCGGATACAGCACCGCGTGGACGAGCGGCTTGCCATTACTTACATGGATAGGTGCTCGTCGGATGCCTAGCCAGCGGATTTGATCTCCGCCCAGACGGcgtcggcgacggcgagggaGAGGCTGGTAGTGGCGGACATTGCGCGCGCTAGCTTTTCGACGTTTTGACGCAGAGGACGGTGGAGGGGGACGGGGTTTGATTCGTagggaggctgacaggtgggtccatgGCCCATTTGCCTTTTCCCACCCTTTTTTGTGCCTTATATAGGACGAGCCGTATGAAATTTTTGGCAGAAAATGAacgggaaaagaagaagaaaaaaactcATTCCTGCACTGCTGCTGTGGGAGCTGAAGTCTTCTGAACTCCAATCATAGAACTCTAGTCTTCATATTACAGGAAGAACTGAAGAACAGGGATCCACATACATACAAGATATCGTCACATAATCTTGAACTCTTGTGAACTGCGCTAACTCCAGATAATTCAGCCAAAGGCAGATGATTTCAGGGAATTTATATATACACACGGTGGAAACTGCCGATGAATTTGTGATTACAAGCGCTCGAAATGGCAAACCAGCTAAACCAAAATCAGCTACATTTACTCGTATAGACAATTCAATTCTCTGAAGTCTGAACACTAAGCCACATTCTGCAGCCAGAAAGCATGGGATCAGAGGTACGGTAACTACCAGCAGAAGTTCAAGCAGCACGGATGGCAGGCGTCGGCTGACGCGTCACCGCCGCATCAGCGGTTGTGGAGGGGGTCCGACGAGTTGGGCACCCGCCGCTCGCTGCGCACGAGGCCCTCCGTCGCCGGGAACCGCCACCACTTCCTTGCCCGCACGTCGAGTGGCGCGCCGGCCGGCGGCCTCGCGTCGATGGCATTGGCTCCGTCCGTGCCGGCGGCGGACAGTGCACCGTCGCCTTCTCCGGCTACCAGCGTcagcaggaggaggagaagcCTTCTTTGACTGCCCATCCCATGCATGGAGACGGAGCAGGGTAGTAGAGCGGAAGAGTGGACAGTGTGCGAGGACTGGAGCTGAGCTGGTGTGTTCTGAATCTTCTGCTGTTCTAATATAACATAACAACGGGACATGAGTGACGAGTCAAAGCTGAAGCAAAAGTTGAAAAGGTCTTTTTGTGCCCTAAGAACAACTCCAGCAGGTAGCTGCTGCTGGCACACAATCATTTGCAGTGAGCCTTTTTACTGCCACTATGGGAATAAAAAATCAAAACCCTCTTAAACTCTGAAGCATTTGCAATGCTGCAGCCGAAGGTTTCCCAGCTCTATCATGTAAAGCTATCAGCAAGTGCAGAAATGCTGCAGTTGAAGGTACGCAAATGCATGAAGTGCGCCGGGTACAAATGTAAAGCTATCAGCCTATCAGCTATGCTATGCCAATCTTCAGTTCAGCGACCGAAGAACTATTCAATCTGCACAAAACTGAGGTGGCCATCGGCAGCGTTTCAAATTGGGCGTCGTGCAGGTTTCCTTTTTCTCCTTTCCGAGATGCTTTTAGGTGTGGAGGTTAGTTAGCGTGGAATCGGAGGTTAGCGACAGATGAGAAAAATGGGAGAAGGTGAAATGGCCCGGGAAACAGGGGACACAGCTTTCCACGACACGAGAGAAAAGGCCTCGACCTCGAGGCTCCAAAGCCTATGCGCACTGCGCTTCTTTTCCACGGCATCTCTTGGCTCTAGCGGTCTAGCCGAACGCCGAGGCGAAGAGAGCGCGGCCGGTAGCGGCGGCAGAGCGTGGCTGCGTGCACCGCCTCTAGTAGTCTGCACTCTGCACTCAGGTGCGTGCCCGCGGCTGTGCCTCGGCTGCTGTCTCCTTTGTCTCCGCGGCTCGTCAGCTTTGCACCCGCGTGCGTGCGTTCGCTAACAAAGCTGTGACTTGTTTTTTTGGGCACGCGAATCTGGATCGTTGAGTCTTGTCACGTTGCTTTGCTGAATCTGATGCCCCTTCAGGGTGAAGATAACTTGTGTTGCTTCGAACTTCGATGGAAGTGTTGCGCTACGCTGCAGTTGTGTTTGAGTATGAAAAACTCATGTGTCTGCACGTTGCACAGCATAGTTCTGAACTGCTAGGAAGTGTGCTCCGTAGTTCATAGTCATAGAACATCTCGGGCAAAGGACCCGAGAGAAACGTAATATAAAGGGATAAAAAAGTAGAAAATGTGGGCCAAAAAAACGAAAAATACAAACTCAGCCCAATACACAACTAGGCTTCCCCATTACACAAGATGACAACCCAGCCCGGCTACACAAGGAGGGCCAGAATCGGACGGGCTTCCAGCCAATAGTGAGGCCACGACAGTAGAAACCCACCAGCCGCTCGTGCGGACCCACGTGCTGTTGCCCACCCGAGCATCTCCTCTAGAGGCTGTGAGCCGAACCAAACAAAACCCCGCCTGCACTGCAAGTCTCGCTGCAGCCCCACACGgccacgcacacgcacacgcacacgcacacgcacacgccaCACCGCTCACCCCCGCCGGACTCCACGCCACAGAtctctccccttttctctctctAGGTCTCTCCAAACTCTTCCCCGCAGCCATGGCCGAGGACGCCCCAAACCCCGCCGCCGAGGGCAGCCAGCCCGCGCCCCCCGAGGGATCCGCCGACGCCGCCCCGCCGGCGGCTACCGCGGGCGCCAAGGCCGCGGAGGCGCTGCTCCCGTCGCTCAGCATCTGGCCGCCGTCGCAGCGCACGCGCGACGCCGTGGTGCGCCGCCTCGTGCAGACGCTCGCGGCGCCCAGCGTCCTCTCCCAGCGCTACGGCGCCATCCCGGAGCCCGAGGCTGAGCGCGCCGCCGCggccgtcgaggccgaggccttCGCCGCCGCCTCCAAGTCCGCCGCCGCCGAGTCCCCTGCCTCCGTCGAGGAGGGGATAGAGGTGCTCCAGGCCTACTCCAAGGAGGTCAGCCGCCGCCTCCTCGAGCTCGCCAAGTCCCGGTCCGccgccgctgcggcggcggcgcccgccgAGGGGAGCGCgaaggaggagcccgaggaggaCTCGTCGGCGACTGCTCCAGCCACCGAGGAGGCTCCCGTAAAAGAGGAGTAAGGCGTCGGACCGCGCTTTGATCCACCGACAATTGCTGTTATTTTGGCATTTCGTCCGAATGTTATTCATCGTTTCCCCCTGCCTATGTTTACTAGTATATCTATCTATTGTCTATCTATTAGAGATTGCTTGTGACGAGCGACTGATGATGTTTGTTTCATGGACACGATATAATATTAAGTTATATATCAACCGTGCATCCTTCGCATTGCATATGTGAAGGTTGCTCGTGTATGTTTTCACGAGCTAATTTGTTCTGGTTGCGAAGTGGTTAATACTAAGAGTTCTTTCATCGGTAGGGCTTACCCCATCATGATCTAGGGAGTATATTGAGCTGTGTTACTTCTTGGGCTTGGGAGGG
Above is a genomic segment from Miscanthus floridulus cultivar M001 chromosome 3, ASM1932011v1, whole genome shotgun sequence containing:
- the LOC136547109 gene encoding MFP1 attachment factor 1-like, with amino-acid sequence MAEDAPNPAAEGSQPAPPEGSADAAPPAATAGAKAAEALLPSLSIWPPSQRTRDAVVRRLVQTLAAPSVLSQRYGAIPEPEAERAAAAVEAEAFAAASKSAAAESPASVEEGIEVLQAYSKEVSRRLLELAKSRSAAAAAAAPAEGSAKEEPEEDSSATAPATEEAPVKEE